A stretch of the Flavobacterium sp. 5 genome encodes the following:
- a CDS encoding NAD(P)/FAD-dependent oxidoreductase, whose translation MQKSETKKSIAVIGAGISGLSAAAYLAKAGHEVHVFEKHNQPGGRARQFTTAEGFVFDMGPSWYWMPDIIESFFNDFDCRTSDFFELVALNPQFEMIFSDLKMPVPESFQEMKVLFESMEKGAGEKLEKFMNSAQYKYEIGMNDFVQKPCHNWLEFISPKIASSALKLDLLTNFRSYVAKYFSNKKLQTLMEFPVIFLGASPKNIPALYSLMNYGGYKLGTWYPMGGFYQLVLAMQKVAESQGVIFHFNHSVEKINSENGKISSLLINGKIHEFDTVVASSDYHHSETLLDSSQRNYSEEYWKNKTFAPSCLIYYLGFKEKIPNLKHHTLFFENDLDTHIDSIYGEKKWPENPLFYACCPSKTDAGVAPPDGENLFLLMPLAIGIDDDEQIREKYLKKMLERVEKYSGAQNLQSKIAYQKSYCVSDFIKDYNAYGGNAYGLANTLSQTAVLKPKIKNKKIKNLFYTGQLTVPGPGVPPSIISGKIVATEVNQLKSLKNEKTI comes from the coding sequence ATGCAAAAATCAGAAACAAAAAAATCTATAGCTGTAATTGGAGCAGGAATTTCAGGGCTCTCAGCCGCTGCATATCTTGCCAAAGCAGGGCATGAAGTTCATGTTTTTGAAAAGCACAATCAGCCGGGAGGAAGAGCCAGACAATTTACTACGGCCGAAGGTTTTGTTTTTGATATGGGACCAAGTTGGTATTGGATGCCTGATATTATTGAAAGTTTTTTTAATGATTTTGATTGTAGAACTTCTGATTTTTTTGAATTAGTTGCTCTAAATCCCCAATTTGAAATGATTTTTTCAGATTTAAAAATGCCAGTTCCCGAATCGTTTCAAGAAATGAAAGTGTTATTTGAAAGCATGGAAAAAGGGGCTGGAGAAAAATTGGAAAAATTTATGAATTCCGCTCAATATAAATATGAGATTGGAATGAATGATTTTGTTCAAAAACCTTGTCATAATTGGTTAGAATTTATTTCACCAAAAATTGCTTCAAGTGCTTTGAAATTGGATTTATTGACAAATTTTAGATCATATGTAGCTAAATATTTTAGCAATAAAAAATTACAAACACTCATGGAATTTCCAGTTATTTTTTTGGGAGCATCACCCAAAAATATTCCGGCCTTGTACAGTTTGATGAATTATGGAGGTTATAAATTAGGAACTTGGTATCCGATGGGAGGTTTTTACCAATTGGTTTTGGCAATGCAAAAAGTGGCGGAATCACAAGGAGTTATTTTTCATTTTAATCACTCAGTTGAAAAAATAAATTCTGAAAACGGGAAAATCAGTTCATTACTTATTAATGGAAAAATTCATGAATTTGATACCGTTGTAGCTTCATCAGATTATCATCATAGCGAAACACTTCTTGATAGTTCACAAAGAAATTATTCTGAAGAGTATTGGAAAAATAAAACTTTTGCACCCTCATGTCTGATTTATTATTTAGGTTTTAAAGAGAAGATTCCAAACCTCAAACATCATACTCTGTTTTTTGAAAATGACTTAGATACTCATATTGATTCGATTTATGGTGAAAAAAAATGGCCAGAAAATCCGTTATTTTATGCTTGCTGTCCTTCAAAAACGGATGCGGGAGTTGCTCCGCCTGATGGAGAAAATCTTTTTTTGTTAATGCCTCTGGCAATTGGAATTGACGATGATGAACAAATTAGAGAAAAGTACCTTAAGAAAATGCTTGAACGAGTAGAGAAATACTCAGGAGCTCAAAACTTACAATCTAAAATTGCATATCAAAAAAGCTATTGTGTATCGGACTTCATTAAGGATTATAATGCCTACGGTGGTAATGCTTACGGGCTGGCCAATACGCTTTCGCAAACAGCAGTTTTGAAACCTAAAATAAAAAATAAAAAGATAAAAAATCTATTTTATACAGGACAATTAACTGTACCTGGTCCAGGAGTTCCTCCTTCGATTATATCAGGAAAAATAGTAGCAACAGAAGTGAATCAACTTAAAAGCCTTAAAAATGAAAAAACTATTTGA
- a CDS encoding sterol desaturase family protein has translation MINFLIVITVFISMEGATWLIHKYIMHGFLWILHKDHHDHSTDGSLEKNDYFFVIFALPAIALMYFGSLEGFNYVFYIGLAITFYGMAYFFVHDIFIHQRVKLFRNTKSSYFLALRRAHKQHHKHLDKYFGECFGFLYVPKKYFKTKK, from the coding sequence ATGATAAATTTTTTAATTGTCATTACGGTATTTATTAGCATGGAAGGTGCTACTTGGCTTATTCATAAATACATTATGCATGGTTTTTTATGGATCTTACACAAAGACCATCATGATCATAGTACAGACGGATCGCTTGAAAAAAATGATTATTTTTTTGTGATTTTTGCTTTGCCGGCTATTGCATTAATGTATTTTGGATCTCTTGAAGGGTTTAATTATGTTTTTTATATTGGTTTGGCGATTACTTTTTATGGAATGGCTTACTTTTTTGTGCACGATATTTTTATTCATCAAAGGGTAAAGCTTTTTCGTAATACTAAGAGTTCCTATTTTTTGGCACTTCGCAGAGCTCATAAACAACATCATAAGCATTTGGATAAATATTTTGGGGAGTGTTTTGGCTTTTTATATGTTCCGAAGAAATACTTTAAAACTAAAAAATAA
- a CDS encoding lycopene cyclase domain-containing protein, with amino-acid sequence MKPYTYFLILLFTVFVCFIASFDKRIEFHKHFGAFIKSAILVAIPYILWDVWFTIHGIWWFNFDYTSGIVIAGLPIEEMLFFICIPFSCVFTYFCFDTFFKLDWLSGFNNIIVFLSIIVCSLIALLHPEKTYTFVTAIATIIILIYLHFIVRATWISQASFVYLILMLGFFPVNGILTGSGLESPIVNYNPDEFLGIRMLTIPVEDAVYGYSQFLWVIYFFKLFQKRESSIG; translated from the coding sequence ATGAAGCCTTATACTTATTTTTTGATTTTACTGTTTACTGTGTTTGTTTGTTTTATTGCCTCATTTGATAAAAGAATTGAGTTTCATAAACATTTTGGAGCATTTATAAAATCGGCTATTTTGGTTGCTATTCCCTATATTTTATGGGATGTTTGGTTTACAATACATGGTATTTGGTGGTTTAATTTTGATTATACTTCGGGAATTGTAATTGCAGGTTTACCAATTGAGGAAATGCTTTTTTTTATCTGTATTCCGTTTTCTTGTGTGTTTACTTATTTCTGTTTTGATACCTTTTTTAAACTAGATTGGTTATCTGGTTTCAATAATATAATTGTGTTTTTAAGTATTATTGTTTGCAGTCTTATTGCTTTGTTACATCCAGAGAAGACTTATACTTTTGTTACAGCTATTGCAACAATTATTATCTTGATTTATCTTCATTTTATTGTTAGAGCCACGTGGATTAGTCAGGCTTCGTTTGTATATTTAATACTGATGTTGGGTTTTTTTCCTGTGAATGGAATATTGACAGGTTCAGGATTAGAATCACCGATTGTCAATTACAATCCTGATGAATTTTTAGGAATTCGGATGCTGACGATTCCTGTTGAAGATGCTGTTTATGGTTACAGTCAGTTTTTATGGGTGATTTATTTCTTTAAACTATTTCAAAAAAGGGAAAGTAGTATAGGGTAA
- a CDS encoding SRPBCC family protein — MIHQLYREQQLHCDIATAWAFFSNPENLSAITPKDMGFVVLTKNANSSIYEGMEIDYIVSPVLGIPMKWKTQITQVDYQKSFTDFQAKGPYKLWNHFHEFIPNENGVLIRDTVDYELPMWIFGTLAHSLFVKSKLEAIFNYRFQVLEKIFNQ; from the coding sequence ATGATACACCAATTATATAGAGAACAACAACTTCATTGCGATATCGCTACGGCTTGGGCTTTCTTTTCAAATCCTGAAAATCTATCAGCTATTACGCCAAAGGATATGGGGTTTGTTGTTTTGACAAAGAATGCAAATAGCAGTATTTATGAAGGAATGGAAATTGATTATATAGTTTCGCCTGTACTAGGAATTCCTATGAAATGGAAAACCCAAATAACGCAGGTTGATTATCAAAAGAGTTTTACCGATTTTCAAGCTAAAGGTCCTTACAAACTATGGAATCATTTTCATGAGTTTATTCCAAATGAAAATGGTGTATTGATAAGAGATACGGTTGATTATGAATTGCCAATGTGGATTTTTGGTACATTAGCTCATTCGTTATTTGTAAAAAGTAAGCTTGAAGCAATTTTTAATTACCGCTTTCAGGTTTTAGAGAAAATATTTAATCAATAA
- a CDS encoding phytoene/squalene synthase family protein, with amino-acid sequence MKKLFDELSYEVSKKTTKKYSTSFSLGILALNPSIRSAIYAIYGYVRLADEIVDSFHGYDKKTLLQRFKNETDLALKEEISLNPILHSFQDTVYKYKIEKGLIDQFLHSMEMDLEKVDYNSDLYKEYIYGSAEVVGLMCLQVFTNGDMIKYRELKPFAMKLGSAFQKVNFLRDLNEDFQILGRTYFPNIDMNVFDNRVKKEIEKEIENEFKEALVGIQLLPSSSKFGVYLAYRYYLSLFKKIRNTQAENILQERIRIPNVQKMNVMMRSYVRYKIAMF; translated from the coding sequence ATGAAAAAACTATTTGATGAATTGTCTTACGAGGTAAGTAAGAAGACTACTAAAAAATATAGCACTAGCTTTTCTTTAGGAATTTTGGCCTTAAATCCGTCTATACGTTCTGCAATTTATGCTATATACGGTTATGTACGCTTGGCTGATGAAATTGTAGACAGTTTCCATGGTTATGATAAAAAGACTTTATTACAAAGATTTAAAAACGAAACGGATTTAGCCTTAAAAGAAGAAATATCTCTTAATCCTATTTTGCACTCTTTTCAAGATACTGTTTACAAGTATAAAATTGAGAAAGGTTTAATTGACCAATTTTTGCATAGCATGGAAATGGATTTAGAAAAAGTGGATTACAATTCCGATTTATACAAAGAATACATTTATGGTTCGGCAGAAGTAGTAGGGCTGATGTGTCTCCAAGTTTTTACCAACGGTGATATGATAAAATACAGAGAGTTGAAACCATTTGCTATGAAATTGGGATCCGCTTTTCAAAAGGTGAATTTCCTGCGGGATTTAAACGAAGATTTTCAAATTTTGGGACGAACTTATTTTCCGAATATTGACATGAATGTTTTTGATAATAGGGTAAAGAAAGAGATCGAAAAAGAGATTGAAAATGAATTTAAAGAAGCTTTAGTCGGAATACAATTATTACCTTCTTCTTCTAAATTCGGAGTGTATTTAGCCTATCGTTATTATTTATCATTATTTAAGAAGATTAGAAATACACAAGCAGAGAATATTCTGCAAGAGCGTATTCGAATTCCGAATGTTCAAAAAATGAATGTGATGATGAGAAGTTATGTGCGATATAAAATTGCAATGTTCTAA
- a CDS encoding RNA polymerase sigma factor, with protein MPNKNQSNTCDEIIFSSFFKSHIKALRNFLFYKFGNIGQAEDLAQEAFMKLWQNCASVPIEKAKSYVYTIANNSSLNEIAHQKVVLRYEKNFTGLDKTNENPEYILEEKQFQAKLLKAIENLNEKQRIAFLMHRIDGKKYSEIALELNISVKAVEKRIHLALLSLRKEIEI; from the coding sequence ATGCCAAATAAAAATCAATCAAACACTTGTGACGAAATAATTTTTTCGTCTTTTTTTAAAAGTCATATAAAAGCGCTTCGGAATTTTCTTTTTTACAAATTTGGTAACATAGGTCAGGCAGAAGATTTAGCACAGGAAGCATTTATGAAACTGTGGCAAAACTGCGCTTCGGTTCCAATAGAAAAAGCAAAATCATATGTTTATACTATTGCAAATAATAGTAGTTTAAATGAAATTGCACATCAAAAAGTAGTTTTGAGGTATGAAAAAAACTTTACAGGCTTAGATAAAACAAATGAAAATCCGGAATATATTCTGGAGGAAAAACAATTTCAGGCTAAACTTTTGAAAGCTATTGAAAACTTAAACGAAAAACAACGTATTGCCTTTTTGATGCATCGAATTGATGGAAAAAAATACAGTGAAATTGCCTTAGAATTAAACATTAGTGTAAAGGCAGTAGAAAAGCGCATTCATTTGGCTTTGTTAAGTCTGCGTAAAGAAATTGAGATATAA